In Shewanella psychrotolerans, the genomic stretch GCTGCTGCACATTGTGGACAAGTGGTAGCAGCTGTTGTTGGCGTACAAAAACAAGAGATAAGCTTCTTTAGTGACGTATTAAACACATTGGCTCGTCTGCAAGATCAATGCAATCCTTTAGGTCAAAGAATGCTGATCTCAGGATCGCTACACTCTCAACTTGATACCAGCGACAGTAACTATGAATTTAGCAACCTAGGACCAATAAAACTAAAAGGAAAGCAGCATTCTATCGACGTTTTTGGTGTCGCCCCTAGAGGTTCTGCTAGCTAATATTAAGTATAAGGTCCAGATGCGGCTTTATGACTTAACGGGTAATTCCAGCAGTGTTTCAATCGCCTTGCCTAAGGTTCTAAAAGTCATAATTCGACTGGATGTTTGACGCCATACTAAACCGATATCGCGGTAGGGAGCTTCCCCTGGAGGCATCATTACGGTTAAATCGGTATCGTTAAGTATTCCTGCATCAATCGCCATCTGTGGCAAAAATGTCGTACCCAACTTGCTATTAACCATCTGTACTAAGGTATGTAAACTCGTTGCAGCGAATGGATTGATCTTGTCACTATCACCGAGTCGGCAAGCACTGATAGCATGACCAGTAATGCAATGTTCAGACTGCAGCAAAAAAATACTCTCATCGGGTAACGCTTTATAATCCACAGGCTGAGTCACATCAGATGACAACTCCTTATGCATTATCAATTTAAAAGGATCGATTCCCACCTTCATACTATGGTAACCACTTGTATCGGCAGGTAACGCGAGCAATAACAGATCCAACTCACCCTTACCTAACGCATCGAGCAATCGCTCCGTCGTATCTTCCTTGAGAAACAGCGTTAAATTGGGATAACTCGATTGGCAATGCTTTACCACACGGCTAAGTAAAAATGGCGCTATAGTCGGAATACAACCAAGACGGATATCACCGGTCATCGGTTCGCCCTGATGTTTAACTAACTCAACCAGATCATCAACATCGGTCAGTAATTTTCGAGACCGTAATACGACCTCTTCGCCTATGGCGGTAAAGATAAATGACTTATGATCTCGCTCTATTAACTGATGGCCTAGTTGTTCCTCTAAATTTTGAATGCCACTCGATAGCGTCGACTGGCTCACGTGACATAGTTTGGCAGCGCGATTAAAATTCTGCTCTTGATAGAGATTAACCAAATAATAGAGGTTTTTTAAACTCGGTAGATGCTTCATAAAATCGATTACCAACTTGTTTTTATATTCAAATATCCTATCTAACTTTAGCATAGTCGGTGACATAAAAACCCTTTTACACAGTTCGAAATGTGAGCGGTCGCGCAAAAAACAATAAATATCTAATAGTGTTAGATTTTCATCACATCTGCATAAGTAAAGTTCGATTTAGAAACCTGTTATACCAATGAGTATAACGACGTGATCGCTTAGCAAGGATTTAGCACTAAAGGTTAGGCCCTTCAAAATTTTCAATTCGAGGTGTTGATTTGATATTTGTAAGCATAAAAAAGCCCTCGATGATCACTCATCGAGGGCTTTTTTACGAATCAAATTTATACTTTTGATTCTAAATATTGTTTTAGCTCAGCTAAGTCTTTACTTGCATTATCTACGATAGCTTGCAACCAAATTTCATGTCCCTCTGCCCACTCGGGATTTTCGCCATGTTGGAGCAATTGAGCGAACTGTTGAATACGCTTTAAACCTACCGATCCCGCTGCGCCCTTAAACTTATGAGCTTCAGAACATAAGGTATCTTTGTCTTGAGCCTCATTAGCATTGACCAGATTGCCGACATACTCAGGCATAAGCTGCTCAAATAAGACGACACTTTTCAGCAAAGTGCCTGCACCAATCGCACTGCAGTACTGCTCAAGTGTGTTAAGATCCAATATTGATTCTAACTCAGCTGTTGCCATATTAAGGCACCCCTCGAAATAATGCTTACTATATGTGAGAACTAAATTTATCCCATAATACCCTCTATAATTGCAGGTGCAACTAATTGAAGCATATGAAGGTAAAATTCGTTATTTTTTAACAGTGTATTAACTTTATTGCAATTTTATTGCGTAAAAATTCACTTTACCCATCATCAGTCAGCATTCGGTAAACATACTAGCCGACGATATAATGACCTTGCCCACCTGACTTTTCTAAATTATTAACGATAGCCACTAAACCATCCCAACGAAAAGCACACCAATCAGGCGCCAGTAATATTGGCTTCTTAGCATAGGCTGTAACACGATGAAAAATAATATCTTTAGGTGTATAGCGTATTAATTCCGAAACACTAAAAGCATAATCAGATAATGACAACAGCTCTAATCTTCCAGCACGCCAAGCCTTAGCCATAGTGCTCCCTTCGACCACATGTAACGGATGTAATTTCAACCCATCCACTCCAGCGTCGATTACAGCCTTGTGAGTGGCTAAATAGTCATCATGTGTTTCACCAGGTAAGCCCAATATCAGATGCGTACACACTTTTATTCCGGCCTGCCGTGCTCGATTAACGGTATCTAAATAAACGTCAAAATCGTGACCACGATTAATTCGCTTTAGTGTTGCAGGATTGGCACTTTGAAGCCCAAGTTCGAGCCATACTTCGATACCGCGTTTTTGGTAACTAGCAAGCAATTCGATCACCTGATCTGGAACACAATCTGGACGAGTGCCCACACACAGACCCACGATATCAGTATCGATTATTGCCTCGTCATACTTTTGCTTTAGCACACAATACTCATCGTAAGTGCTGGTATAAGCCTGAAAGTAAGCGATGAACTTTGAGCTCTTACCTTTAGCGCGTTCACGCCCTTTTGCCAATTGCTCGGCAATTGAATCTATCGTTCCATGCTCATGGCTAAAAGATTCAACATTGCAAAAAGTACAACCACCTAATCCCAATGTCCCATCTCTATTAGGACAGGTAAACTTTGCATCTATGGTCAATTTTTTAAGGCGTTCGCCATACTTTAGCTTGCACTGCAGGCCAAAAGTATTGACATGACTATCCAATCCCACGCTGTTTTCTCTCTAAATTTACAGGCGCTGATTTTACTCATTCTAAAATAAATAAACCTTGTACTACCTCAAACAATAACAAGATCGCTTCAACACCTTAAAACCAAATTAGCGCCTTGTGCGCTGCGATAAGCCTCAAGTGTTAAAACATTCACTGTATTTGCAATAAAAATCACTTTTTTAAAATAAAAAACAATCACCCCACTTGTTACATTTTGGTAAACCAAAAGTGAGACACATATCAAAATTCTTTTTATTCATAATGTTATAGACACACATTCACAGTTAACGTTAACGTAAAGCGATGTAGCAAAGTGCATTAAACGCCATTTTACACCCAAATTTTATGCACAAATTTGGTTTGACCTTTTATCAGGCAAAAGTTAATTTGGTTGGTTCGGGTGCATATCAATCGCAACTATTTCCCCCGACGTAGTATTGGTTAGTATTAGGGAGTTTTTATAATGAGCTTGTATCACCCCAGTTTTGAACGGGATAACTGTGGCTTTGGCTTAATTGCCCAAATGGATGGCGAAGCCAGCCATAGAATTGTGCGCACTGCGATTCACGGTCTTGACCGTATGAAACATCGTGGCGGCATTGCTGCAGACGGCCGCACCGGAGATGGCTGTGGTTTGCTTATGCAACTTCCCATAAAATTTTTTGAAGCCGTAGCCGCAGAGAATGATTGGCACCTTAGCCGTAAATTTGCCGTCGGAATGTTATTTCTTAGTCAGGATGAAGAGGTCGCAAGCCTGACTAAATCGATACTCGAGCGCGAACTTGAAAAAGAGACATTAAGTGTCGCTGGATGGCGTGAAGTTCCGGTAAACCCTGATGTGCTTGGGCCAATAGGCCAAGCGAGTCAGCCACAAATCTGGCAAGTATTGATTAATGCACCGATTGGTTGGCGCGAGAAAGATTTAGAACGCCGCCTTTATATGGCTCGTCGTCGGCTAGAACAGCAGATGACTGACTGCAAAGACTTCTATGTCGCAAGTCTTTCAGGCCAAGTGATCGTTTATAAAGGATTGATGATGCCGGCCGATCTGCCCGCATTCTATTCTGATCTCGCCGATATTCGCTTGCAAAGTGCTATTTGCTTATTCCACCAGCGTTTCTCGACAAACACATCCCCTAAATGGCCACTTGCACAGCCGTTTAGATACTTGGCTCACAACGGTGAGATCAACACCATCACAGGTAACCGCCAATGGGCCAGAGCCCGTGCCTACAAATTTAATGCACCGCTGCTACCGGATCTGCAGCAAGCTGCCCCCTTTGTAAATGAAACAGGCTCAGACTCATCATCGCTCGATAACATGCTCGAAATGCTGCTAGCAGGCGGCATGGATCTCTACCGAGCAATGCGTCTGCTTATTCCACCTGCATGGCAGAGCAACCCAGAAATGGATGACGAGCTAAAAGCATTTTATGACTTTAACTCCATGCACATGGAGCCGTGGGATGGCCCTGCGGGTATCGTAATGACCAACGGACGTCATGCCGCCTGCGCCGTCGACCGTAACGGCCTGCGCCCATCACGCTACGTGATCACCAAAGACCGAATTTTAACTCTCGCCTCAGAAATTGGCATTTGGGACTATGCCCCCGATGAAGTGGTCGAAAAAGGTCGCGTTGGCCCAGGAGAGCTACTGGTACTCGATACCCTTAATGGTCAACTCTACTCCTCATTTGAAATTGATAACGACCTTAAACGTCGCCATCCTTACAAAGAGTGGATGGCCAAAAATAGTCAAACCTTGATCCCAGCAGAGCAGATGCCAGCTGAAGCCCAAGGTGTATGTGAATTCTCCCAAGAGACATTACTGCAATACCAAAAGCAGTTTGGTTACTCTCGTGAAGAGCTTGAACAAGTGATCTGGGTGCTCGCAGAAAAAGGCGAAGAAGCGATTGGCTCAATGGGCGATGATACCCCAATGGCGGTGCTGTCGAAAAAATCACGCACTTTATATGACTACTTCCGTCAAAAGTTTGCGCAGGTTACTAACCCGCCTATCGACCCATTACGGGAAAAGCATGTGATGTCACTTGCGACCTGTATCGGCCGTGAACAAAACCTATTTAATGAAACCACAGGACACGCGTATCGAGTCATGTTTAACTCACCGATACTGCTATTTAGTGATTTCAAGCAATTACTGGCATTAGATGCGACCTACTACCGTACCAACACGGTTGATCTTAACTACGACCTTAGCGAAGGCCTAGAGGCCGCAGTTAAGCGTATCTGTGACGAGGCAGAACGACTCGCTCGTACTGGTACCACACTGCTGATCCTTTCAGATCGTGCAACGGATAAAGATAAGCAAGTGATCCCTGCGGCAATGGCGGTGGGCGCGGTACAAAAGGTATTAGTGGATAAGAGTCTGCGCTGCGACACCAACATCATTGTTGAAACCGCATCAGCGCGCGATCCACACCATTTTGCCGTGCTCCTTGGCTTTGGTGCTACGGCTATCTACCCTTATTTAGCTTATGAAACTATCTCAGCACTGGCCGCAACTCGCGGAGTCAGCGAAACACAAAAACTGATGCTCAATTTCCGTTACGGCATCGATAAAGGTCTACGTAAGATCATGTCGAAAATGGGCATCAGTACGGTCGGTTCTTACCGCTGTAGTCAGCAGTTTGAAGCCATAGGACTATCATCAGAAGTGGTTGAGCTTTGTTTCAAAGGCGTGATCAGCCGTATCGAAGGCGCCAACTTTACCCTACTAGAGCAAGATCAACAAAAGCTGCAGAAACTGGCGTTTCAAAAACATCAGCCTTTGCCTCAAGGTGGCTTACTCAAATATGTGGAAGGTGGCGAATACCACAGTTTCAACCCTGACGTAGTCAACACCTTACAAGCCTGTCTGCGTGACAAAGATTACAGTGGTTATAAACGCTTTACGAAGCTGGTTGACGATCGACCGGTAGCAACCCTAAGGGATCTCTTTAAAATCGAGGGCAACCTAAGCGCTGTCGATATCGACAGTGTCGAAGCCGCTAAGAACTTATACCCACGCTTTGACAGTGCGGCGATGAGTATTGGAGCGCTCAGCCCAGAAGCTCATGAAGCCTTAGCCGTTGCAATGAACCGCCTAGGCGGACGCTCAAATTCAGGGGAAGGCGGAGAAGATCCACGCCGCTTCAACTCTGAGCGAAACTCAGCAATTAAGCAGGTCGCATCGGGACGTTTCGGCGTAACCGCTCACTACCTAGTCAACGCAGAAGTGCTGCAAATTAAAGTCGCACAAGGCGCAAAACCCGGCGAAGGTGGACAACTACCAGGTGATAAAGTCAGTGTCGAAATTGCAGCGCTGCGAAATGCTCGTCCTGGTGTCACGCTAATTTCACCACCGCCTCACCATGATATCTATTCGATTGAAGATCTGGCACAGCTGATTTTTGACCTTAAGCAGATCAACCCTAAGGCGATGATTTCAGTGAAACTGGTGTCAGAACCTGGTGTTGGCACCATTGCCACCGGCGTTGCCAAAGCCTACGCTGATATGATCACTATCTCTGGTTATGATGGTGGTACGGGTGCAAGCCCTGTGACTTCGGTTAAATACGCTGGCAGCCCGTGGGAACTAGGATTGGCCGAAGTACATCAGTCGCTAGTGTCTAATGGCCTGCGTCATAAGATCCGCTTGCAAGTCGATGGTGGTCTAAAGACAGGAACCGATGTGATTAAAGCAGCCCTACTGGGAGCAGAAACCTTTGGTTTCGGTACCGTACCGATGATCGCCCTCGGCTGTAAATACCTGCGTATTTGTCACCTAAACAACTGCGCGACGGGTGTTGCAACTCAGAATAAACTGCTGAGAGACAATCATTACCACGGTTTACCAGAGCGCGTGATGACCTACTTTGAATTTATGGCACAAGAGATCCGTGAATGGATGGCAGCGCTTGGAGTCACAGAGTTTGAACAATTAGTCGGTAGAAGCGAATGGCTTAGTGTACTTGAAGGCTCGACGCCCAAACAGCAACACTTAGATTTGTCGGCGATTTTGTATAAACCTACAATCCCTGCAGGTTGCGCGCTGACTTGGCAGGAAACTAACGCGACATCGGATAAGGGCGATCTCAACCAAAAGATCCTCGCCGCGGCTAAAAATGCAGTTGAACAAGGCGAGAGTTTTAAGGGACGCTTTGAAATCAACAACACCGACCGTTCTGTGGGTGCAGCCCTTTCGGGTTACATTGCCACAACCGTTGGTCGCGAAGGTGCCAAGGCACCAATCAGGCTTAAATTTAACGGCAGCGCAGGCCAAAGTTTTGGTGTGTGGAATGCCCCGGGTCTATCGCTCGACCTCTGCGGCGATGCTAACGATTACGTCGGTAAAGGGATGTCCGGTGGCAAAATCACCATCTACCCTCCTGTTGGTAGCATGTTCCAAAGCGAAAAGAGTGTCATTGTCGGCAACACCTGCCTCTATGGCGCGAGCGGCGGTAAGCTGTTTGCAGCAGGCCAAGCGGGTGAGCGTTTTGCGGTGCGTAATTCAGGCGCGATTGCAGTTGTCGAAGGTCTAGGCGACAACGGTTGTGAATATATGACAGGTGGAATCGTGGTTGTGCTAGGTAAAACTGGCGTCAACTTCGGTGCGGGTATGACTGGCGGCTTTGCCTATGTATTTGACCGTTTTGGTCACTTCAATCGCCGGGTGAACACCGACTTAGTCGATACCCATAAAGTCAGTTCACCTATTCAACAACAACATCTTAAAGGCCTGATAGAAGAACATCTGGCTGAAACCGGCAGTGAACATGCCAAGATGTTATTAAATGATTTTGAAAACTGGATCGATTGCTTCGTACTCATTAAGCCAAAGAATATTGCGCTTGGTGATCTATTACGCATCGAACAATCGCAGCCAGAACTTTCAGTAGTAGCGGGGTAACTTCAAATGAGCAATGATTTTCAATTTATTGAAGTGGGCCGCAAGGATCCGACCAAACACCAAGCGGCAAAGCGTGCCACCCAGTTTATCGAGATTTATCAGCCATTCGCTCAGCCTCAAGTGGCTGAGCAGGCGGATCGCTGTCTCGATTGTGGTAATCCCTATTGTGAATGGAAATGCCCACTGCACAACTACATCCCAAACTGGCTCAAGCTAGCACAGCAGGGGCGTATTCTCGAAGCAGCTGAGCTAGTCCACGAGACTAACACTCTGCCAGAGATCTGTGGTCGCGTTTGCCCTCAAGACAGATTGTGTGAAGGCGCCTGTACCCTTAACGACGAGTTTGGTGCCGTCACCATCGGTAATGTCGAAAAGTATATTACCGACACGGCCATCGCCCAAGGTTGGCGCCCAGACATGAGCAAGGTTACCGCACGCTCTGAGCGCGTTGCCATCATTGGTGCTGGCCCAGCGGGTCTAGGCTGCGCCGATATTCTCGCCCGTAATGGCGTACAGGCAGTGGTGTATGACAAAAATCCGCAAATCGGTGGGCTACTGACCTATGGTATTCCGTCGTTTAAACTCGATAAGTCGGTCATGGCAACCCGCCGTTCGGTACTGGAAGGTATGGGTATCGAATTTAAGCTGGGCGTCACCGTCGGTGAAGATGTGAGCTTTGATAGCCTACTAAACGAATATGATGCCATTTTTCTCGGTATGGGGACCTACACAGCGATGAAAGCTGGGCTAGAAAACGAAGATGCCAAAGGCGTCTATCAAGCCCTACCCTACCTTATCGGTAACACCCATCACATCATGGGCACAGAATCGGCCGAATCGCCTTATTTAAGCCTTGCAGGGCAAAAGGTTGTGGTACTCGGTGGTGGTGATACCGCCATGGATTGCGTGCGCACTGCGATACGTCAAGGCGCTAGCGAAGTCACTTGTGTCTATCGCCGTGACGAAGAGAACATGCCCGGTTCGCGCCGCGAGGTTCAAAATGCCCGTGAAGAGGGGATCCAGTTCCTATTTAATCGTCAACCGACTGCGATTAAAACCGAAAATGGAGTCGTCTGCGGCATTGAGTGTGTCGAAACTGCCCTTGGTGAGCCAGATGAGTCGGGGCGTCGTCGCCCACAGCCGATTGAAGGTAGCGAGAAACTCATCGAGGCCGATGCCATTATCATCGCCTTTGGTTTCCAGCCCAGCCCTGCTAAGTGGTTAGGCGAGCATGGGGTAGAGCTAGATCAATGGGGACTCGTGGTTGCGCCTAAAGTCGCTGACAATCCGTTCCAAACCAGCAATCCGAAGGTGTTTGCAGGCGGCGATATGGTGCGAGGTTCAGATCTCGTCGTCACCGCGATTGCCGAAGGACGCGATGCGGCCATGGGGATCTTAAACAGCTTCGAAGCTTAATCTTGTTAGGCGCTTAACCAAAGCGCTAAACGATATAACAAAAACGTGTTTGCTTGTGATTTAGTGCTTTAACTTTGAGTGAAGGTTAAAGCGCTTTTTTTTGCCTATAGAAAACCTAGTTTGTTGATTTTAAGTATTTAAAAGCAATCCGTATAAGTAGGCTTGATGGAATTCGTTCAGACTTACACTTAACTTGTCATCCAAAAAGGGAACTTAATAGCGCCTAAAACAGAGCGCTACCCTTCTATAAAATAGCCAGTTTTATAAAATAGCTAAGCTCTATAAATAGGCAGTTTAAAGGAAACCCGCATCATCAATGTATATTAAAACGCGAGTGTTCAATCTCAGATAAACACCCGCGTCTTCAACAGTAATACCCAGTTGTTCTAGGGTGAAACTCGTTAACACTGCATCAAAAGTGCTAAAAACAGCCTGTTAGGCGTGTTTTTACCGTCCTACTTCTGCGTTGAACGGCCTCACAAGGTAACAAGCAGTCCATCGCCCATTGCCTTGAATGAGTTGCCAAAAATACAGTGAGTCGCTCACTTTCTTATACCGATTGGTCTAACGCCTTAAAAACGATAATTAAAGCTAACCGTGGTGTTTCTAGGTGTACCGTAGTGATATACGCTATATGCTGGAATTGAAGCTGACATATAGGCGTAATATTTTTCGTCTAGCAAGTTCTCTACATTTAGCTGCAGATCCATATTTTCAGCTAAATTGTAACGCGCCATCAGGTTAACGAGTGCATAAGAGTCCTGCTCTATCACTACATCCCCCACTTCAGAATAACTTTCACTCTGCCAAGTAACGCCACCACCAAATGTTAACTCAGGCAGAAGGTTGACAAGCTGATACGTGCTAAACAACTTAAACTGTTTTTGAGGGCTCGTGGTCGCCACTCTTTTGCCTTCGGCATCTTCGGCGTTAAACTGAGAATAGCCGGCAGAAATGTTCCATCCATCGACAGGCTCACCAACGACTTCTAGTTCAAACCCCTTACTTTTAGTGCCCTGAACTGCGTCATAATAAGTCGTTAAAACACCGCCAATAATCGCTGTTCCTGCTTCTACAGCAAGATTATCTTGATCGATCTGGAACAGTGCCACAGTCGTGTGTAGTCGGTCGTCAAGGTATGAACTCTTAACCCCGACTTCGTAGGCTTTACCTTCCAATGGGTCAAGATAATCACCATTAATATCTATGTTGTTTTGCGGATTAAAGATTTCGGTATAGCTGGCATAAACACGATGCGATTCATTAATGTCATACAGGGCACCGATATAAGGCACAAATACGCCATCATCACCAAAGTTAGTATCTGTTCCATAGCTAACACCGTCACGGTTCCAGCTGGAAATACGTCCGCCGGCAATCACCTTGAACGCATCGGTGATCGTTAACCGAGTTGCCGCATAGAAACCTTTCTGCTCTGTATCCATATTCAGCTGACGATTGGCGTCAGCCGACCACACGGGCTCAGCGAAGGTGTTACTCTGCCATTCATAGAAATTATCAACCGTCTTTGAATCAAACCCACTCATATTATCGCGAATCGGTTCATAGGTATCAGCATAAGATTTTTGCTTACTATAGAGCGCACCAGCCACAAATTCATGATCACGGTTGAACAGTTGATAATCGCCTTTCAACTGCACATCGAAATTGTTGGAGTTACTCTCACCATGGCTATGATAACGCTGACCACTCAATCCAGCGCCGG encodes the following:
- a CDS encoding TonB-dependent siderophore receptor; the protein is MRFNLLPLAAAVTLALNPHLVLAEEQSSINNVQDQNIEKMTVTGKYTVSRTIDTATGLGLSLQETPQSVSIMTAERIQDQALNTVVDVVNNTVGLSSSKTDNVRNGFSARGFTVQNYQIDGVPLSWSLGGDAGETVSDISLYERVEVVRGATGLLTGAGDPSASINLVRKHADSSELKGYVDVATGSWNKKEVTADISNGLNDSGSVRGRMVAKYVNSDSFQDLYQDRKTIVYGVIDADITDDTMLRVGGNYNNNNPKGAMWGALPAVFSDGSVTDWDVSTTTAADWSRWETTNINYFANLTHYFDNGWQIVANYNRMEYETTTKMIYMSGLLNKETGAGLSGQRYHSHGESNSNNFDVQLKGDYQLFNRDHEFVAGALYSKQKSYADTYEPIRDNMSGFDSKTVDNFYEWQSNTFAEPVWSADANRQLNMDTEQKGFYAATRLTITDAFKVIAGGRISSWNRDGVSYGTDTNFGDDGVFVPYIGALYDINESHRVYASYTEIFNPQNNIDINGDYLDPLEGKAYEVGVKSSYLDDRLHTTVALFQIDQDNLAVEAGTAIIGGVLTTYYDAVQGTKSKGFELEVVGEPVDGWNISAGYSQFNAEDAEGKRVATTSPQKQFKLFSTYQLVNLLPELTFGGGVTWQSESYSEVGDVVIEQDSYALVNLMARYNLAENMDLQLNVENLLDEKYYAYMSASIPAYSVYHYGTPRNTTVSFNYRF
- the gltB gene encoding glutamate synthase large subunit — its product is MSLYHPSFERDNCGFGLIAQMDGEASHRIVRTAIHGLDRMKHRGGIAADGRTGDGCGLLMQLPIKFFEAVAAENDWHLSRKFAVGMLFLSQDEEVASLTKSILERELEKETLSVAGWREVPVNPDVLGPIGQASQPQIWQVLINAPIGWREKDLERRLYMARRRLEQQMTDCKDFYVASLSGQVIVYKGLMMPADLPAFYSDLADIRLQSAICLFHQRFSTNTSPKWPLAQPFRYLAHNGEINTITGNRQWARARAYKFNAPLLPDLQQAAPFVNETGSDSSSLDNMLEMLLAGGMDLYRAMRLLIPPAWQSNPEMDDELKAFYDFNSMHMEPWDGPAGIVMTNGRHAACAVDRNGLRPSRYVITKDRILTLASEIGIWDYAPDEVVEKGRVGPGELLVLDTLNGQLYSSFEIDNDLKRRHPYKEWMAKNSQTLIPAEQMPAEAQGVCEFSQETLLQYQKQFGYSREELEQVIWVLAEKGEEAIGSMGDDTPMAVLSKKSRTLYDYFRQKFAQVTNPPIDPLREKHVMSLATCIGREQNLFNETTGHAYRVMFNSPILLFSDFKQLLALDATYYRTNTVDLNYDLSEGLEAAVKRICDEAERLARTGTTLLILSDRATDKDKQVIPAAMAVGAVQKVLVDKSLRCDTNIIVETASARDPHHFAVLLGFGATAIYPYLAYETISALAATRGVSETQKLMLNFRYGIDKGLRKIMSKMGISTVGSYRCSQQFEAIGLSSEVVELCFKGVISRIEGANFTLLEQDQQKLQKLAFQKHQPLPQGGLLKYVEGGEYHSFNPDVVNTLQACLRDKDYSGYKRFTKLVDDRPVATLRDLFKIEGNLSAVDIDSVEAAKNLYPRFDSAAMSIGALSPEAHEALAVAMNRLGGRSNSGEGGEDPRRFNSERNSAIKQVASGRFGVTAHYLVNAEVLQIKVAQGAKPGEGGQLPGDKVSVEIAALRNARPGVTLISPPPHHDIYSIEDLAQLIFDLKQINPKAMISVKLVSEPGVGTIATGVAKAYADMITISGYDGGTGASPVTSVKYAGSPWELGLAEVHQSLVSNGLRHKIRLQVDGGLKTGTDVIKAALLGAETFGFGTVPMIALGCKYLRICHLNNCATGVATQNKLLRDNHYHGLPERVMTYFEFMAQEIREWMAALGVTEFEQLVGRSEWLSVLEGSTPKQQHLDLSAILYKPTIPAGCALTWQETNATSDKGDLNQKILAAAKNAVEQGESFKGRFEINNTDRSVGAALSGYIATTVGREGAKAPIRLKFNGSAGQSFGVWNAPGLSLDLCGDANDYVGKGMSGGKITIYPPVGSMFQSEKSVIVGNTCLYGASGGKLFAAGQAGERFAVRNSGAIAVVEGLGDNGCEYMTGGIVVVLGKTGVNFGAGMTGGFAYVFDRFGHFNRRVNTDLVDTHKVSSPIQQQHLKGLIEEHLAETGSEHAKMLLNDFENWIDCFVLIKPKNIALGDLLRIEQSQPELSVVAG
- the oxyR gene encoding hydrogen peroxide-inducible genes transcriptional activator OxyR gives rise to the protein MKHLPSLKNLYYLVNLYQEQNFNRAAKLCHVSQSTLSSGIQNLEEQLGHQLIERDHKSFIFTAIGEEVVLRSRKLLTDVDDLVELVKHQGEPMTGDIRLGCIPTIAPFLLSRVVKHCQSSYPNLTLFLKEDTTERLLDALGKGELDLLLLALPADTSGYHSMKVGIDPFKLIMHKELSSDVTQPVDYKALPDESIFLLQSEHCITGHAISACRLGDSDKINPFAATSLHTLVQMVNSKLGTTFLPQMAIDAGILNDTDLTVMMPPGEAPYRDIGLVWRQTSSRIMTFRTLGKAIETLLELPVKS
- a CDS encoding Hpt domain-containing protein, giving the protein MATAELESILDLNTLEQYCSAIGAGTLLKSVVLFEQLMPEYVGNLVNANEAQDKDTLCSEAHKFKGAAGSVGLKRIQQFAQLLQHGENPEWAEGHEIWLQAIVDNASKDLAELKQYLESKV
- a CDS encoding TIGR01212 family radical SAM protein (This family includes YhcC from E. coli K-12, an uncharacterized radical SAM protein.), whose protein sequence is MGLDSHVNTFGLQCKLKYGERLKKLTIDAKFTCPNRDGTLGLGGCTFCNVESFSHEHGTIDSIAEQLAKGRERAKGKSSKFIAYFQAYTSTYDEYCVLKQKYDEAIIDTDIVGLCVGTRPDCVPDQVIELLASYQKRGIEVWLELGLQSANPATLKRINRGHDFDVYLDTVNRARQAGIKVCTHLILGLPGETHDDYLATHKAVIDAGVDGLKLHPLHVVEGSTMAKAWRAGRLELLSLSDYAFSVSELIRYTPKDIIFHRVTAYAKKPILLAPDWCAFRWDGLVAIVNNLEKSGGQGHYIVG
- a CDS encoding FAD-dependent oxidoreductase yields the protein MSNDFQFIEVGRKDPTKHQAAKRATQFIEIYQPFAQPQVAEQADRCLDCGNPYCEWKCPLHNYIPNWLKLAQQGRILEAAELVHETNTLPEICGRVCPQDRLCEGACTLNDEFGAVTIGNVEKYITDTAIAQGWRPDMSKVTARSERVAIIGAGPAGLGCADILARNGVQAVVYDKNPQIGGLLTYGIPSFKLDKSVMATRRSVLEGMGIEFKLGVTVGEDVSFDSLLNEYDAIFLGMGTYTAMKAGLENEDAKGVYQALPYLIGNTHHIMGTESAESPYLSLAGQKVVVLGGGDTAMDCVRTAIRQGASEVTCVYRRDEENMPGSRREVQNAREEGIQFLFNRQPTAIKTENGVVCGIECVETALGEPDESGRRRPQPIEGSEKLIEADAIIIAFGFQPSPAKWLGEHGVELDQWGLVVAPKVADNPFQTSNPKVFAGGDMVRGSDLVVTAIAEGRDAAMGILNSFEA